Proteins found in one Solitalea lacus genomic segment:
- a CDS encoding ArnT family glycosyltransferase, whose amino-acid sequence MDQFISKRTYLLLFLFCGFVYFLGFFFPLFDPDPNKYAGIAMRICQNNDFVNLISRHEDNGAMYEYLDKPHLLFWLAAFSFKLFGFYDWAYRLPSVLFTVLAAYSTFGLGRALYNKEVGRMAALIFATSYAIILANHDVRTDSLLTSTVIFGIWQLIEFIKQNKLINIILGAVGIALGVSTKGMIALFVAGIAIFCYLLYSRQWKSFFNWKLLIGIAAFFATLFPVLYCYYLQFDLHPEKLVNGQFKQSGVSFLFWTQSFERLAGERALVTSPEYSFFFHTLLWAILPWSLLAYISVFGRAKEIWKTHFKPVKGVEFLTLGGVVIVFIVISYSKFKLPHYLNILFPLFAILMASYLYNLVQKTNSKLLNVLEKIQLFIIGLLIIIALVVNYWMFPVQQLWISIVAFIAVTVLFFIVMRGSSEGHLYRIIIPSAFSILGLAFLLNANFYPQVLHYQAGSTLAHIAKENNISPNKTFIFGRLYYSFDFYSNKTIPELTPEDIKAKNAEGTRFYLFVTEKNFTELQHLRLKVKRKFEAYQYPVTRLRFDFLNPSTRTKTLNKVFLVEIN is encoded by the coding sequence ATGGATCAGTTTATAAGCAAACGCACCTATCTTCTTCTCTTTTTATTTTGTGGCTTCGTATACTTTTTAGGCTTTTTTTTCCCACTTTTTGATCCAGATCCCAATAAATACGCCGGCATAGCTATGCGTATTTGTCAAAACAATGATTTTGTAAACCTTATTTCCCGTCACGAGGATAATGGGGCAATGTATGAATACCTCGATAAACCACATTTGCTTTTTTGGCTAGCAGCCTTTTCGTTCAAGCTGTTCGGTTTTTATGACTGGGCTTACCGTCTGCCATCAGTTTTATTTACTGTATTGGCAGCATATTCAACTTTTGGCTTAGGGCGAGCCTTATACAATAAGGAAGTGGGTCGGATGGCTGCTCTAATTTTTGCAACCTCTTATGCTATTATTTTAGCTAATCATGATGTAAGAACTGACTCATTATTAACATCAACTGTTATTTTCGGAATATGGCAATTGATTGAGTTTATTAAGCAAAATAAATTGATCAATATAATTCTGGGAGCAGTAGGAATTGCACTTGGGGTTTCAACCAAGGGCATGATTGCATTATTTGTAGCCGGAATAGCAATTTTCTGTTATCTTTTGTACTCTCGTCAGTGGAAATCATTTTTTAACTGGAAATTATTGATCGGCATTGCAGCATTTTTTGCTACTCTATTCCCTGTATTGTATTGCTATTACTTACAATTTGATCTGCATCCGGAAAAACTGGTTAATGGACAATTCAAACAATCTGGAGTGAGTTTTTTGTTTTGGACACAAAGCTTTGAGCGCCTGGCAGGCGAAAGAGCACTAGTGACCAGTCCTGAGTATAGTTTCTTCTTCCACACCCTCTTATGGGCAATATTACCCTGGAGTCTGCTGGCATACATATCTGTATTTGGTCGCGCAAAGGAAATTTGGAAAACTCACTTTAAGCCTGTAAAAGGTGTTGAGTTTCTTACTTTAGGAGGAGTTGTGATCGTTTTTATTGTTATTTCATATTCAAAATTTAAACTGCCACACTATCTGAACATACTTTTTCCACTATTTGCTATTCTAATGGCATCGTATCTTTATAATTTGGTTCAAAAAACCAATAGCAAACTCCTAAACGTGCTGGAAAAAATTCAGCTATTCATTATTGGTTTACTTATCATCATAGCCCTTGTTGTTAATTATTGGATGTTTCCTGTGCAGCAGTTGTGGATTAGTATCGTAGCGTTCATAGCCGTAACTGTTTTGTTTTTCATTGTCATGAGAGGAAGCTCCGAAGGGCATTTATATCGAATAATTATTCCTTCTGCCTTCTCCATTTTAGGACTAGCTTTTTTACTTAATGCAAATTTTTACCCCCAAGTATTACATTATCAGGCGGGTAGCACATTAGCGCATATAGCTAAAGAAAATAATATTTCACCTAATAAAACTTTCATTTTCGGCCGGCTATATTATTCATTTGATTTTTATTCTAACAAAACCATTCCTGAATTAACACCAGAAGACATTAAGGCAAAAAATGCCGAGGGAACTAGGTTTTACTTATTTGTAACAGAAAAAAACTTTACTGAGCTACAGCACTTACGGCTTAAGGTTAAGCGTAAATTTGAAGCCTATCAATATCCGGTTACTCGTTTAAGATTTGATTTTTTAAATCCTTCAACAAGAACTAAAACACTCAATAAGGTTTTTCTAGTTGAAATCAACTAA
- the rsgA gene encoding ribosome small subunit-dependent GTPase A: protein MKGKVIKSTGSWYSVLGNDGQNYDCRIKGKFRIKGIKSTNPVAVGDMVDFEMEPGEPTAVITHLHERDNYIIRKSVNLSRQTQIIAANMDQAILVVTLAAPRTSLGFIDRFLVTAEAYHIPTILVFNKFDIYDDIDKQMLADVEAIYESIGYKCYEISALNGYHIEQIKDLIKDKTTLFSGHSGVGKSSLINAIFPEKNLKTAAISEVHQKGMHTTTFAEMFELPFGGFVIDTPGIRELGVVEIEPQELAGYFPEMRGYSSQCKFNNCTHIHEPGCAVLKAVEEGHIAPTRYDSYFSIFHNFDSRA, encoded by the coding sequence TTGAAAGGAAAAGTAATAAAATCAACAGGAAGCTGGTACAGCGTTTTAGGTAATGACGGACAAAACTACGATTGCCGCATTAAAGGAAAGTTTCGTATTAAAGGCATTAAGAGCACGAACCCTGTAGCAGTAGGCGACATGGTTGACTTTGAAATGGAGCCAGGTGAACCAACCGCTGTAATTACACATCTTCATGAAAGAGATAATTATATCATCCGTAAATCGGTTAACCTTTCACGGCAAACGCAAATCATTGCAGCCAATATGGACCAAGCCATTTTGGTGGTAACACTGGCAGCCCCACGAACTTCATTGGGTTTTATCGATCGTTTTTTAGTAACTGCCGAGGCTTACCATATTCCAACTATTTTGGTATTCAATAAATTTGACATTTACGATGATATAGACAAGCAGATGCTTGCTGATGTTGAAGCAATCTATGAAAGCATTGGCTATAAATGCTACGAAATATCGGCCCTAAATGGGTACCATATTGAGCAGATTAAGGATCTCATTAAAGATAAAACCACTCTATTTTCCGGTCATTCCGGCGTAGGGAAGTCATCCTTAATTAATGCCATATTCCCTGAAAAAAATCTTAAAACCGCAGCCATATCAGAGGTTCATCAAAAAGGCATGCATACTACTACTTTTGCCGAGATGTTCGAACTTCCTTTTGGCGGTTTTGTAATTGATACTCCTGGAATTCGCGAATTAGGAGTTGTTGAAATTGAGCCGCAAGAATTAGCCGGATACTTTCCAGAAATGAGGGGGTACAGCAGTCAATGTAAATTTAACAACTGCACCCATATACATGAGCCAGGCTGCGCGGTGCTAAAAGCGGTTGAGGAAGGCCATATCGCACCCACCCGTTACGATAGTTATTTCAGCATTTTTCATAATTTCGATTCAAGGGCTTAG
- a CDS encoding DUF7149 domain-containing protein, translating into MLGVLFFYVPQLKIKGTSKPWDDLVIHNGKDAKSSVGVSIEAKSTTNKAEMLKVN; encoded by the coding sequence CTGTTAGGTGTACTTTTTTTCTACGTACCTCAACTAAAAATAAAAGGTACATCAAAGCCATGGGATGATCTGGTGATTCATAATGGCAAGGATGCCAAATCAAGCGTAGGTGTATCGATTGAGGCCAAGAGTACAACCAATAAGGCCGAAATGCTGAAGGTAAATTAA
- a CDS encoding DUF3078 domain-containing protein yields MNKNLSLLLLLFLLVLSSKAQNVQKAPENPNHPDSLKIWTVIGQSSLLFNQSSFSNWAAGGVNSFAGSLLLDYNFNYKKNRWNWDNRVLLNYGLNKQKDIGVRKTDDRYMLSSIIGYHLKKYWFASFFLNLQSQFANGYEYNADNTRTLISGPFAPAYLGFGPGISYKKSDNWKVNISPIASRITFVNDDYLSSIGAFGVDPGKKSRYELGVSIEAYRKDEIMKNINLEHTLLLYSNYLEKPQNIDVNYTLSLFMKVNSYISANFGIQCIYDDDTTFPYINDAGETAYRPQFQFKQVFGAGLTYKFNTSEAKK; encoded by the coding sequence ATGAATAAAAATCTCTCTCTGTTACTCCTGTTGTTTCTTTTAGTTTTGTCGTCTAAAGCACAAAATGTTCAAAAAGCCCCTGAAAACCCAAATCATCCTGATTCCTTAAAGATATGGACTGTTATAGGTCAGAGTTCATTACTGTTCAATCAGAGTTCTTTTTCAAATTGGGCAGCAGGTGGTGTTAACTCTTTTGCCGGATCGTTATTGCTAGATTATAATTTTAACTATAAAAAAAACAGATGGAATTGGGATAACCGTGTGTTATTAAATTATGGACTAAACAAACAAAAAGATATTGGAGTACGGAAAACTGATGACCGATATATGTTGAGTTCAATAATAGGGTATCATCTTAAAAAGTATTGGTTTGCATCGTTTTTTCTCAATCTTCAAAGTCAGTTTGCAAATGGTTATGAATATAACGCGGATAATACACGTACATTAATTTCAGGGCCGTTTGCTCCCGCTTATTTGGGTTTTGGTCCAGGCATTAGTTATAAGAAATCTGATAACTGGAAGGTGAATATCTCGCCTATTGCTTCACGTATTACTTTTGTTAATGATGACTACCTTTCTTCGATTGGTGCTTTTGGTGTTGATCCTGGAAAGAAATCCCGGTACGAGCTAGGGGTCAGTATAGAGGCTTACCGAAAGGACGAGATCATGAAGAACATTAACCTTGAACATACCCTTTTGCTTTATTCCAATTATCTTGAAAAGCCTCAGAATATTGATGTTAACTATACCTTGAGCTTATTTATGAAGGTAAATAGTTATATCTCGGCAAATTTTGGCATACAGTGCATTTATGATGATGATACAACATTTCCTTACATAAATGATGCAGGAGAAACAGCTTATCGACCTCAGTTTCAGTTTAAGCAGGTTTTTGGAGCTGGTTTAACCTACAAATTCAACACTTCTGAAGCAAAAAAATAG
- a CDS encoding alpha-ketoacid dehydrogenase subunit alpha/beta, with protein METSIETLNNTVYMQYDRKQYANETLVDLYKNLLRPRMIEEKMLILLRQGKVGKWFSGIGQEAIAIGATMGMNSDEYILPMHRNLGVFTSRNIPLNRLIGQWQGKMSGFTKGRDRSFHFGTQEYKIIGMISHLGPQMALADGIALADVLEQRNKATLVFTGEGATSEGDFHEALNVASVWKLPVIFLIENNGYGLSTPTNEQYKCESLVDRAMGYGIEGKKIDGNNVLEVYDTIRRIATDIRHNPRPVLVECMTFRMRGHEEASGTKYVPQELFEEWALKDPVQNFENYLLLQGVIDKDYVDELKIRIKIEIDNAVDMAFSEPDINADINIELADMYAPVGDINMEPENSAKTDKRYLDAISDAMRQAMRRHSNLVIMGQDIAEYGGAFKITQGFVEEFGKGRVRNTPICESAIVGAAFGLSINGYKAIMEMQFADFVTCGFNQIVNNLAKSHYRWGQNADVVVRMPTGAGTGAGPFHSQSNEAWFVKTPGLKVVYPAFPSDAKGLLTAAIEDPNPVMFFEHKYLYRGISEEIADEYYTTPIGKARLVKEGEQLSIITYGLGVHWALDYLNEHLEVSADLLDLRTLLPWDIEAVTETVKKNGKVLILHEDTLCCGVGAEIAAFIAEHLFNYLDGPVVRCASIDTAIPMSKSLEDNFLAKSRLDEAIQKILQY; from the coding sequence ATGGAAACATCAATCGAAACCCTAAACAACACTGTGTATATGCAGTATGATCGTAAGCAATATGCTAATGAAACTTTAGTTGATTTATATAAAAACCTGCTGCGCCCTCGGATGATTGAGGAAAAGATGCTTATCCTCTTACGGCAGGGAAAGGTAGGTAAATGGTTCTCAGGAATTGGTCAGGAGGCCATTGCAATAGGAGCAACCATGGGCATGAATTCCGATGAATACATTCTTCCAATGCACCGGAACTTAGGTGTGTTTACCAGTAGAAATATTCCTTTAAATCGACTTATTGGACAATGGCAGGGGAAAATGAGTGGCTTTACAAAAGGACGAGATCGTTCTTTCCATTTTGGTACTCAAGAATATAAAATTATTGGGATGATCTCTCACCTGGGGCCTCAGATGGCTTTAGCTGATGGCATTGCTTTGGCAGACGTGCTTGAACAAAGAAATAAGGCCACTTTAGTTTTTACAGGTGAAGGTGCAACGAGTGAAGGTGATTTTCACGAAGCTTTAAATGTCGCCTCTGTGTGGAAATTGCCGGTAATATTTCTTATCGAAAACAATGGTTACGGACTTTCAACGCCAACTAATGAGCAATATAAATGTGAAAGTTTGGTAGACCGGGCAATGGGTTACGGAATTGAAGGAAAAAAAATTGATGGGAATAATGTGTTGGAGGTTTACGATACTATTCGTCGAATTGCAACTGATATACGGCATAATCCTCGCCCGGTATTAGTAGAATGTATGACTTTTCGTATGAGAGGGCATGAAGAAGCCTCAGGTACCAAGTATGTTCCTCAGGAATTGTTTGAGGAGTGGGCGCTTAAGGATCCGGTGCAAAATTTTGAGAATTATTTACTGCTGCAGGGAGTTATTGATAAGGATTATGTCGATGAGCTAAAAATCAGGATAAAAATTGAGATTGATAATGCTGTAGATATGGCCTTTTCTGAACCTGATATTAATGCTGATATTAATATTGAACTTGCAGATATGTATGCTCCAGTAGGGGATATAAATATGGAGCCTGAAAACTCTGCTAAAACTGATAAACGTTATTTAGATGCAATTTCAGATGCCATGCGACAAGCAATGCGTCGCCATAGTAATCTTGTGATAATGGGACAAGATATAGCTGAGTACGGTGGGGCATTTAAAATTACTCAAGGTTTTGTGGAGGAGTTTGGTAAAGGAAGGGTAAGGAATACGCCTATTTGTGAGTCTGCAATTGTAGGGGCAGCTTTTGGGCTTTCGATAAATGGATATAAAGCTATCATGGAGATGCAGTTTGCTGATTTTGTTACCTGCGGATTTAACCAGATTGTGAATAATCTGGCTAAAAGTCATTACCGCTGGGGACAAAATGCAGATGTGGTTGTGCGCATGCCAACAGGAGCCGGAACAGGTGCAGGACCTTTTCATTCACAAAGTAATGAAGCTTGGTTTGTAAAAACCCCGGGATTAAAAGTGGTTTATCCTGCATTTCCTAGTGATGCCAAAGGTCTTTTAACTGCAGCAATCGAAGATCCTAATCCAGTGATGTTCTTTGAACATAAATATTTGTATAGAGGGATTTCGGAGGAAATTGCAGATGAATATTACACTACACCTATCGGAAAAGCTAGATTGGTAAAAGAAGGAGAACAACTATCAATAATTACGTATGGTTTAGGTGTTCACTGGGCTCTTGATTATTTGAATGAGCATCTTGAAGTTTCTGCCGATTTGCTTGATTTACGAACGCTTTTGCCTTGGGATATTGAGGCTGTTACGGAAACGGTTAAGAAAAATGGTAAAGTGCTGATTTTGCATGAGGATACCTTATGTTGTGGCGTGGGAGCAGAGATTGCTGCCTTTATAGCAGAGCACTTGTTCAATTATTTGGATGGACCGGTAGTTCGTTGTGCGAGTATAGATACAGCCATACCAATGAGTAAATCACTCGAGGATAATTTTTTAGCCAAATCAAGATTAGATGAAGCAATTCAAAAAATATTACAATACTAG
- the aat gene encoding leucyl/phenylalanyl-tRNA--protein transferase, which produces MPVYELSEDLIFPHPLLADDSGLLAIGGDLSPERLLLAYRHGIFPWFSEEDPILWHAPNPRFVLWPQNLKVSKSMKQLLRSNKYKITINKDFKSVIANCKHIARKDQPETWITSEMQQAYIRLHNLGYAHSVEVWINDELVGGLYGINLGTVFFGESMFHKVSNASKIAFIYLAQSIPFSIIDCQMETEHLKSLGAESISMELFLETLDQQADMPSLL; this is translated from the coding sequence ATGCCCGTTTATGAACTGTCTGAAGATCTGATTTTCCCTCATCCTCTTTTAGCTGATGATAGCGGTCTTTTAGCCATCGGAGGAGACTTATCCCCCGAACGTCTTTTGTTAGCTTATCGCCATGGTATTTTCCCTTGGTTTTCTGAAGAGGATCCTATTCTTTGGCACGCTCCTAACCCACGTTTTGTGTTATGGCCTCAAAACCTCAAGGTATCCAAAAGCATGAAACAATTATTACGTTCAAATAAATATAAAATCACAATTAATAAAGATTTTAAGAGTGTAATTGCCAACTGTAAACACATTGCCAGAAAAGATCAACCTGAAACATGGATTACCTCTGAAATGCAACAGGCTTATATCCGCCTACATAATCTTGGCTATGCACACTCAGTAGAGGTCTGGATTAATGACGAACTAGTAGGCGGATTATATGGCATTAATTTAGGAACCGTATTCTTTGGAGAATCCATGTTCCATAAAGTAAGTAATGCTTCAAAAATTGCCTTCATTTATTTAGCCCAATCAATACCTTTCTCAATCATCGATTGTCAAATGGAAACTGAACATTTGAAAAGCTTGGGAGCTGAAAGTATTTCTATGGAACTTTTCTTGGAAACTCTGGACCAGCAAGCCGACATGCCATCCCTTTTGTAA
- a CDS encoding SPFH domain-containing protein: MIEKIKTPLSGFAMLGFAIVCLAGTAYSFFSQQIVLGILLLFTSLITFAGIIIINPNESRVLTFFGTYSGTVKANGLFFVNPLYKKQSVSLRARNLNGQSLKVNDKMGNPIEIAAVIVWQVQDTAKATFAVDNYTQYVNIQSEAAVRHLAGSCPYDNLEDESATLTLRDGAEKVNEMLENELNERLSPAGIIVLEARISHLAYAPEIAGAMLQRQQATAVVAARKQIVEGAVSMVEMALSRLSEREIIQLDEERKAAMVSNLLVVLCAEKAVSPVLNTGTLYN; this comes from the coding sequence ATGATCGAAAAAATCAAGACCCCACTTTCGGGTTTCGCCATGCTTGGCTTTGCTATAGTATGTTTGGCAGGAACTGCTTATTCATTCTTTTCTCAACAGATCGTTTTAGGCATATTACTTCTGTTTACTTCTCTTATCACCTTTGCGGGTATCATAATCATCAATCCAAATGAATCAAGGGTATTAACCTTTTTTGGAACCTACTCAGGCACAGTTAAAGCAAACGGATTATTCTTTGTAAACCCGCTTTACAAAAAACAATCGGTTTCATTAAGGGCTCGCAACCTCAATGGACAATCATTAAAGGTTAATGATAAAATGGGCAATCCAATTGAAATTGCAGCTGTTATCGTTTGGCAGGTTCAAGACACTGCCAAAGCTACCTTCGCTGTGGACAATTACACGCAATACGTAAACATTCAGAGTGAGGCCGCCGTACGTCATTTAGCTGGAAGTTGTCCTTATGACAATTTAGAAGATGAATCTGCTACGTTAACCTTACGTGATGGAGCCGAAAAAGTGAATGAGATGCTTGAGAATGAGCTAAACGAACGACTAAGCCCTGCAGGTATTATTGTATTGGAAGCTCGAATAAGCCATTTAGCCTATGCACCGGAAATAGCCGGAGCAATGCTCCAACGCCAACAAGCAACTGCCGTTGTAGCTGCCCGAAAACAAATTGTTGAAGGAGCTGTAAGCATGGTAGAAATGGCCTTATCCCGACTTTCTGAAAGGGAAATCATTCAGCTTGATGAAGAACGAAAAGCTGCCATGGTCAGCAATCTGTTGGTCGTTCTTTGCGCAGAAAAGGCTGTAAGCCCTGTATTAAACACCGGAACACTTTATAACTAG
- a CDS encoding Arc family DNA-binding protein, with amino-acid sequence MAAKKAFVLRLDPEMLKELERWAAAEFRSVNGQIEYILFDALKKRNKNFKLKGDNDSDTQEKQ; translated from the coding sequence ATGGCTGCAAAAAAAGCATTTGTACTTCGTTTGGATCCTGAAATGCTGAAAGAATTAGAGCGTTGGGCTGCGGCTGAGTTCCGTAGCGTTAACGGACAAATAGAGTATATTTTGTTTGACGCACTAAAAAAACGGAATAAAAACTTTAAACTTAAAGGAGATAACGATTCTGACACACAAGAAAAGCAATAA
- a CDS encoding LutB/LldF family L-lactate oxidation iron-sulfur protein: MSQHSAQFLNDAEAKAFDLDHRRKINFNINKYDTAVARGVSRFFDLENSKKKANIVKWRTMENLEKYLVEFEANFTRRGGKVIWANDAEEARKEVLAIFKKYNAKTMVKSKSMTTEEIELNEYLEHNGIEALETDLGEYIVQLLGQKPYHIVTPAMHLSKEDIAKLFHEKFGTPIDSTPEQLTQKARELLRNKYVTADIGITGGNFLIADTGSVCLTENEGNARLSTTFPKVHIAIVGIEKIVPSVYDLDLFWPLLATHGTGQNLTVYNSIISGPRQPEEMDGPDEMYVVLLDNGRTNLLAQKEQRQGLYCIRCGACLNGCPVYKNIGGHTYETTYSGPIGSIITPHLQGMEEFKHLSYASSLCGKCSEVCPVHIDIHKMLLLNRRDAVNENLAPKSEMWTWYFWKKGMLKRNLMNMLGGRWKSFFLKRFAGNTWGKRRELPPIAHKSFNEQWREMHKNVK, encoded by the coding sequence ATGAGTCAGCATTCCGCGCAATTTCTCAATGATGCCGAAGCAAAGGCATTTGATCTCGATCACCGCCGTAAGATCAATTTCAATATAAATAAATACGATACTGCTGTTGCACGAGGTGTTTCCCGCTTTTTTGATCTTGAAAACTCCAAAAAGAAAGCCAATATTGTTAAGTGGCGAACAATGGAGAATCTGGAAAAATACCTGGTTGAATTTGAAGCTAACTTTACCCGCAGAGGAGGAAAAGTGATTTGGGCCAATGATGCTGAAGAGGCCCGTAAAGAGGTGTTGGCAATCTTTAAGAAATACAACGCCAAAACCATGGTGAAGTCAAAGTCAATGACTACAGAGGAGATTGAGCTGAATGAGTACCTTGAACATAATGGGATTGAGGCGCTGGAGACGGACCTGGGTGAATACATTGTTCAATTGCTAGGGCAAAAGCCTTATCATATTGTTACGCCAGCGATGCACTTGTCAAAGGAGGATATTGCCAAGTTGTTTCATGAAAAATTTGGTACCCCAATTGATTCTACTCCCGAACAGCTCACTCAAAAAGCACGTGAACTTTTAAGAAATAAATATGTTACCGCAGATATTGGTATTACCGGAGGTAACTTTCTGATTGCTGATACAGGAAGTGTTTGTTTAACTGAAAACGAAGGTAATGCAAGGTTATCTACTACCTTTCCCAAGGTTCATATAGCTATAGTAGGCATTGAGAAAATCGTTCCTAGTGTTTATGATCTTGACTTGTTTTGGCCCTTGTTGGCTACCCATGGGACAGGTCAAAATTTAACGGTTTATAATTCCATTATAAGTGGTCCGCGCCAACCAGAAGAGATGGACGGTCCGGATGAAATGTATGTTGTGTTGCTTGATAATGGCAGGACCAATTTGCTGGCACAAAAAGAACAGCGCCAAGGATTGTATTGTATTCGATGCGGAGCCTGTTTAAACGGTTGCCCTGTTTATAAAAATATTGGCGGACATACTTATGAAACTACCTATAGTGGCCCAATTGGGTCTATCATTACGCCGCATTTGCAAGGGATGGAAGAGTTTAAACATTTAAGCTATGCTTCAAGTCTATGCGGGAAATGTTCAGAAGTTTGCCCTGTCCATATAGATATTCATAAAATGCTTTTGCTGAATAGGAGAGATGCTGTGAATGAAAACCTGGCTCCTAAATCAGAAATGTGGACCTGGTATTTTTGGAAAAAAGGAATGCTGAAACGCAACCTTATGAATATGTTAGGAGGGCGTTGGAAAAGCTTTTTCTTAAAACGTTTTGCCGGGAATACCTGGGGTAAACGTCGAGAGCTGCCTCCAATAGCTCATAAGTCGTTCAATGAGCAGTGGAGAGAGATGCATAAAAATGTAAAATAA